The Macadamia integrifolia cultivar HAES 741 unplaced genomic scaffold, SCU_Mint_v3 scaffold1095, whole genome shotgun sequence genome includes a window with the following:
- the LOC122062732 gene encoding uncharacterized protein LOC122062732 encodes MITSVNSTALACAGKRPNLQTAVSAVRVTWKSAFVTSICVFVIMVIYVHLMRTVTALVGWSVHAQWLMVVLGAVLEVELMAVLSFAMVVSVLEERFGWEAIRVGWELMEGRRFCGWLLAGFLVLISRGVGWGFRVSLDGQDETMMVVMMGLVDKMGLICLFGMIVLWSYVVYTVFYCDCRATRHANKVDSESSRV; translated from the coding sequence atgataACGTCCGTTAACTCGACGGCATTGGCGTGTGCCGGGAAGCGGCCGAACTTACAAACGGCGGTGTCAGCCGTTCGGGTAACGTGGAAGAGCGCGTTTGTTACGTCGATCTGCGTATTTGTCATAATGGTGATCTACGTACACTTGATGCGTACGGTTACGGCTTTGGTAGGGTGGAGCGTACATGCCCAGTGGTTGATGGTGGTTTTGGGAGCAGTTTTGGAGGTGGAATTAATGGCGGTTTTAAGTTTTGCTATGGTGGTTTCGGTGTTGGAAGAGCGGTTTGGGTGGGAAGCTATAAGGGTTGGGTGGGAGCTGATGGAGGGAAGGCGGTtttgtgggtggcttttggctggttttctggttttgaTCTCTCGTGGTGTTGGGTGGGGCTTTAGGGTTTCATTGGACGGTCAGGATGAGAccatgatggtggtgatgatgggGCTTGTGGATAAAATGGGCTTAATTTGTTTGTTTGGGATGATTGTGCTTTGGAGTTACGTGGTTTATACGGTTTTCTATTGTGACTGTAGGGCAACCCGGCATGCTAATAAAGTGGATAGTGAATCTTCAAGGGTTTAA